The Chitinophagales bacterium genome has a window encoding:
- a CDS encoding gliding motility-associated C-terminal domain-containing protein, with protein MRKGFYFLTLIFCLGLFDATAAYFNITTLSGVQVVGGVTVTVNPINGPNTGTTCGTGPYQIGKLHTDGYEYRFGGTGVTQVRFEMIRIHDDDTIRFDVDNGSGYTQYNLTGANLTPYAGTCSMTSNNMTTPGGLLSTTGGATGAGQGVQVDISLTPANIYGIKVTHIRAAGNAIASDVIYAAYLQDDSCSLGFVAMADSPTCSGRDIQLTSTVFPNTTYAWTTNAFQQPTWAPSRFVSDPKLLNTNQAQSGQYIVTATRGACIYKDTVNINVSQSPTTGTVTQAGPVCPNENDTIFLKNINLPIGGWAVAYGAWGRDTFDASQGYILAIKNIQTSQKGLYNIYAVDILGCYSDTFGFILNVYDDIFANFTWSVLEGCDQDTVTFVNQTSTPSGGYNSTWNFGDNTPLVQLKDTTHYYIVPKPNYDPRDYKVKLAVDNGFCYDTLEQTLTINHPVKAKYILDDDSICQGETISFYAGDSSYVKPGTIPQMLWRYGDGATDTVFDVQHQYDVAGLYTPTFVMTDFLGCSDSFKLPIVVDSNGFVFFETDKENVCVGEEITFTAKYSNYGYISAIWNFDDGVTIPDSTLVYHSYQEPKTYNVVFDIKYRICPDVSYTGQYTVKPVPTVYLGDDTTICPNGSPIFIQDVNYGSNPNTKYSWNTPEKDVTPGIWIHHHGRYAVTADLDGCKASDTLVVEKNCYINIPNAFTPNGDGNSDYFLPRQLLSRNVTSFDMQIFNRWGEQVFGTQTLNGRGWDGKYGGEDQPTGAYIYLIQVTFANGISERYQGNVTLLR; from the coding sequence ATGAGAAAGGGATTTTACTTTCTAACATTAATTTTCTGTCTTGGTCTTTTTGATGCCACAGCAGCTTACTTTAATATCACAACCTTATCCGGTGTTCAGGTAGTAGGTGGTGTTACTGTGACAGTCAATCCTATTAACGGTCCTAATACCGGTACTACTTGTGGTACAGGTCCTTACCAGATAGGTAAACTGCACACTGACGGCTATGAATACAGGTTTGGAGGTACCGGTGTAACCCAGGTTCGTTTTGAAATGATCAGGATACACGATGATGATACTATACGTTTTGATGTTGATAATGGTTCAGGCTATACACAATATAACCTGACAGGGGCTAATTTAACTCCATATGCTGGTACCTGCAGCATGACCTCTAACAACATGACTACTCCCGGAGGCTTATTGAGTACTACCGGTGGTGCAACCGGTGCAGGCCAGGGTGTACAGGTAGATATATCACTTACACCAGCTAATATTTACGGCATTAAAGTAACTCACATCAGGGCTGCAGGTAATGCGATTGCCAGTGACGTTATCTATGCGGCATATTTGCAAGATGACTCCTGCTCTCTGGGTTTTGTTGCAATGGCAGACTCTCCGACATGTTCGGGCAGGGATATACAGCTTACCTCTACGGTATTCCCTAATACAACTTATGCCTGGACAACCAATGCGTTCCAGCAACCAACCTGGGCACCCTCAAGATTTGTTTCAGATCCTAAATTGCTTAACACAAACCAGGCACAGTCAGGACAATACATCGTTACGGCTACAAGGGGAGCTTGTATCTATAAAGACACGGTAAACATCAACGTTTCTCAGTCGCCAACTACAGGAACTGTAACGCAGGCAGGCCCTGTATGTCCAAACGAAAACGACACGATCTTCCTGAAAAACATCAACCTTCCTATTGGTGGATGGGCTGTTGCCTACGGTGCCTGGGGACGTGATACGTTTGATGCATCCCAGGGATATATCCTTGCAATAAAGAATATCCAGACCAGCCAGAAAGGCCTGTATAATATATATGCGGTGGATATCCTCGGATGTTATTCTGATACCTTCGGATTTATACTGAACGTATACGACGACATATTTGCCAACTTTACCTGGAGTGTATTAGAAGGTTGTGATCAGGATACTGTGACATTTGTTAACCAGACATCTACACCAAGTGGTGGCTATAACTCTACCTGGAATTTTGGTGACAACACTCCTTTGGTTCAGCTTAAAGACACAACGCACTATTACATAGTACCGAAACCAAATTACGACCCTCGTGACTATAAAGTGAAACTGGCCGTTGATAATGGTTTCTGTTATGATACACTGGAACAAACATTGACAATCAACCACCCTGTAAAAGCCAAATACATACTGGATGACGATAGTATTTGCCAGGGTGAGACCATTTCATTCTATGCCGGCGATAGTTCTTATGTAAAACCTGGTACAATACCACAGATGTTGTGGAGGTATGGCGATGGTGCCACAGATACAGTGTTTGACGTTCAACACCAGTACGATGTTGCAGGCCTTTATACGCCTACATTTGTTATGACTGACTTCCTGGGATGTTCTGATTCTTTCAAATTGCCTATAGTTGTTGACTCAAATGGTTTCGTATTCTTTGAGACAGATAAAGAAAACGTGTGTGTGGGTGAAGAGATCACATTCACGGCTAAGTATTCTAACTATGGTTACATTTCGGCGATATGGAACTTTGATGATGGTGTAACCATCCCTGATTCAACACTTGTATATCACTCATACCAGGAGCCTAAGACTTATAATGTAGTATTTGATATCAAGTACCGTATTTGTCCTGATGTAAGCTATACCGGTCAGTATACAGTAAAACCTGTTCCGACCGTGTACCTGGGCGATGATACTACTATCTGTCCTAATGGCTCACCCATCTTTATACAGGATGTGAATTATGGTAGTAATCCGAACACGAAATATTCATGGAATACGCCTGAAAAAGATGTAACACCGGGTATATGGATACACCATCATGGCAGGTATGCTGTTACAGCTGACCTGGATGGATGTAAAGCATCAGATACTCTTGTGGTTGAGAAAAATTGCTACATCAATATTCCTAATGCATTCACGCCAAACGGTGATGGTAACAGCGATTATTTCCTGCCTCGCCAACTGCTGTCTCGCAATGTAACGTCATTCGATATGCAGATATTCAACCGTTGGGGTGAGCAAGTGTTTGGTACACAAACCCTCAATGGCCGTGGATGGGATGGTAAATATGGTGGTGAAGATCAACCAACCGGTGCTTACATTTACCTGATTCAAGTAACATTTGCCAACGGGATTTCGGAACGTTACCAGGGTAATGTTACCTTATTAAGATAA
- a CDS encoding aminoacyl-tRNA hydrolase — MKFLIIGLGNIGSEYDGTRHNIGFDVADVLAIKNNVTFKQDRLAAVAEYKWKGKNFVIIKPSTYMNLSGKAIKYWMEKEKVPVEQTLVILDDLALPLGTLRMKGSGSDGGHNGLKSIQESLQTTKYPRLRFGIGNDYPKGMQVDFVLGKWTSEEFPIVKELVLKSVEMIESFAFRGIQQTMNQYNK, encoded by the coding sequence ATGAAATTTTTAATCATTGGTTTAGGAAACATCGGGTCGGAATATGATGGAACAAGACATAATATCGGGTTTGATGTTGCCGATGTACTGGCGATAAAGAACAACGTTACCTTTAAACAAGACAGACTGGCAGCAGTGGCAGAATACAAGTGGAAAGGCAAAAATTTTGTAATTATTAAACCTTCTACCTATATGAACCTGAGTGGCAAAGCCATCAAGTACTGGATGGAGAAAGAGAAAGTTCCTGTAGAACAGACTCTTGTAATTCTGGACGACCTGGCACTGCCACTTGGCACATTGCGTATGAAAGGCAGTGGCAGCGACGGAGGCCACAACGGCCTGAAAAGCATCCAGGAAAGCCTGCAAACCACTAAATACCCGAGACTGCGATTTGGCATTGGCAATGACTACCCCAAAGGCATGCAGGTAGACTTTGTATTGGGCAAATGGACCTCCGAGGAGTTTCCGATCGTCAAAGAACTGGTGCTGAAGAGCGTGGAAATGATCGAGAGCTTCGCCTTCAGAGGCATACAACAAACTATGAACCAGTACAATAAGTAG
- a CDS encoding carboxypeptidase regulatory-like domain-containing protein, with protein sequence MKRSILLILLTLAFAGCKDCTRYARGYVVDFNSHEAIKGAEIHSFADLNDRTRDHRFIHTDSTGWFETAYVVDGLAKCGGLKLVISYPGYHTAYAIDIPLDDTIYLEKKKY encoded by the coding sequence ATGAAACGTAGCATACTGCTCATATTATTGACTTTGGCATTTGCGGGTTGCAAAGACTGCACCCGCTATGCCAGGGGCTATGTCGTAGATTTTAACAGCCATGAAGCGATAAAAGGAGCTGAGATACACAGCTTTGCCGACTTGAATGACCGCACCCGCGACCACAGGTTCATCCATACAGATAGCACCGGTTGGTTTGAAACGGCTTATGTTGTAGATGGCCTTGCCAAATGCGGCGGCCTGAAACTGGTGATCAGTTATCCCGGCTATCATACAGCTTATGCTATAGATATTCCCCTGGATGATACCATCTACCTGGAAAAGAAGAAGTATTAG
- the pruA gene encoding L-glutamate gamma-semialdehyde dehydrogenase encodes MHNAYFKYEEPKNEPVLSYAPGSNERKQLQQALADMKAEMRDIPMYINGQEVRSGDKHEIRPPHETGHLLGHFHAGSAEHVQQAIDAALAAREGWAAMPWEHRAGIFMKAAELLATKYRSRMNAATMLGQSKNAYQAEIDSACELIDFLRFNVHYLTDIYKQQPLSPTGMHNRLEYRPLEGFILAVTPFNFSAIGGNLPTAPAMCGNVVVWKPANTQVYSASVFMEILKEAGLPDGVINLVYTSGPTVGDICFNHRDFAGVHFTGSTGVFQTMWKTIGGNIAKYKSYPRIVGETGGKDFVMVHPSANVDAVVAGLARGAFEYQGQKCSAASRAYLPSNLADEIKTKLIAEVKTMKMGVVDDFTNFINAVIDEKSFNSIKKYIDGVADSDKAEIICGGTCDSSKGWYIEPTIIEAKDPKYVTMCEEIFGPVLTIHVYEADKWEEAIDLVDTTSDYALTGAIFSQDRYATELMTRKLVNAAGNFYINDKPTGAVVGQQPFGGARASGTNDKAGSALNLYRWLNARTIKETYVPVEDYRYPFMQAD; translated from the coding sequence ATGCATAATGCCTATTTCAAGTACGAAGAACCAAAAAATGAGCCGGTACTGAGCTATGCTCCCGGAAGTAATGAGCGTAAGCAATTACAACAGGCTTTAGCCGATATGAAAGCCGAGATGCGCGATATCCCGATGTATATCAACGGGCAGGAAGTACGCTCCGGCGATAAGCACGAGATACGTCCACCGCACGAAACGGGTCATCTTTTAGGTCATTTCCATGCAGGCAGTGCAGAACATGTGCAGCAGGCAATTGACGCGGCACTGGCAGCCAGGGAAGGCTGGGCGGCTATGCCCTGGGAACATCGTGCAGGTATCTTCATGAAAGCCGCAGAACTGCTGGCCACCAAATACCGTTCGCGTATGAATGCGGCCACTATGCTGGGGCAAAGCAAGAATGCCTACCAGGCTGAAATAGACAGCGCCTGCGAGTTGATCGACTTCCTGCGTTTCAATGTTCATTACCTGACAGATATATATAAGCAACAGCCATTATCACCCACAGGCATGCACAATCGCCTGGAATACCGTCCGCTGGAAGGGTTCATACTGGCGGTAACACCATTCAACTTCTCAGCAATAGGCGGCAACCTGCCAACAGCGCCTGCTATGTGTGGCAACGTGGTGGTTTGGAAACCTGCTAATACACAGGTGTACAGTGCCAGTGTATTCATGGAGATACTGAAAGAAGCAGGCCTGCCGGATGGTGTCATCAACCTGGTATATACCAGTGGCCCTACTGTAGGTGATATCTGTTTCAACCACAGGGATTTTGCAGGGGTACACTTTACAGGCTCAACAGGTGTGTTCCAGACCATGTGGAAGACCATTGGAGGCAACATAGCCAAATATAAGAGCTACCCGCGCATAGTAGGGGAGACCGGTGGTAAAGACTTCGTAATGGTGCACCCCAGTGCGAATGTAGATGCGGTAGTGGCCGGCCTGGCAAGGGGAGCTTTTGAATACCAGGGGCAAAAATGTTCTGCTGCCAGCAGAGCTTATTTGCCATCGAACCTGGCCGATGAGATAAAAACAAAACTGATAGCTGAGGTGAAGACCATGAAGATGGGTGTGGTGGACGACTTTACGAACTTCATCAATGCGGTGATAGATGAAAAATCTTTCAACAGCATTAAGAAATATATAGATGGCGTAGCAGATAGTGATAAAGCTGAGATCATATGTGGCGGTACCTGCGACAGCAGCAAAGGTTGGTACATTGAGCCTACTATCATTGAGGCCAAAGATCCTAAGTATGTGACCATGTGCGAAGAGATATTCGGCCCTGTATTGACCATTCACGTATACGAAGCGGATAAATGGGAAGAGGCGATAGACCTGGTAGATACCACTTCGGACTATGCGCTGACAGGAGCCATCTTCTCGCAAGACCGTTACGCTACAGAACTGATGACACGCAAGCTGGTGAACGCAGCGGGTAACTTCTACATCAACGATAAGCCTACTGGCGCTGTTGTAGGACAGCAGCCATTTGGTGGTGCACGTGCTTCAGGCACTAACGATAAGGCAGGCTCCGCATTGAACCTTTACCGTTGGCTGAATGCAAGGACCATTAAGGAAACTTATGTGCCGGTTGAGGATTACCGTTATCCCTTCATGCAGGCAGATTAA
- a CDS encoding GIY-YIG nuclease family protein, whose protein sequence is MSKSGAVYIMSSVNRRAIYTGATSDLKGRVWEHKNRIYPNSFTARYSCVRLVYFELYDSIGAANDAERKIKGGSRAKKIALINGFNPEWKDLWNVIMNW, encoded by the coding sequence ATGTCAAAATCCGGAGCCGTATACATCATGTCTTCAGTAAACAGAAGGGCAATATATACAGGTGCTACTTCAGACCTTAAAGGTCGTGTTTGGGAACATAAGAACCGAATCTATCCTAATTCATTTACTGCCCGATATAGCTGTGTAAGGTTGGTGTATTTTGAGTTGTATGATTCTATAGGAGCTGCTAATGACGCTGAACGAAAGATAAAGGGAGGAAGTCGTGCAAAAAAGATAGCATTAATAAATGGTTTCAACCCGGAGTGGAAAGACTTATGGAATGTTATTATGAACTGGTAG
- a CDS encoding T9SS type A sorting domain-containing protein: MTTVITKNHCQWMSSIVAFFLVFTILYFPGNMLNAQTLYNIIHTSGTAQYGNTSVTVTPGTGTTQTVIVPCMGSRYLIGHGGAYVNTYSFSLSPASNHIRITLGAAADGEDFSFSINGQHHILSYNELTSAPCSGCTNPFGIDTNGNLNDTIGNDFGCILIDITEPNIYSFAITHLTALSSGSHLGVYFEEDTTAFIKQPFTDTVLCPLQTIPLVYNTSFRFQNNNTFTAQLSNSSGSFANPINIGSRTDTTGDTIWCTIPVNTTPGNGYRMRIVSSNPADTSLDNQVDIRVKAAPQGVSNSSNSPVCTTDTLRLNGSSTSTGVSWAWTGPNSFTSSAEDTVIANTAMNHAGNYILTATLNSTGCSLRDTTTVTVHQTPAKPTAGSNSPVCENKTLTLSTSTTTNGVSYAWTGPGYSSATQNPTVTNNAASTHAGDYISTVTINGCSNRDTVTLSVLPKPAKPTAAAPNSPLCAHQDLQLTATTINGANYTWYGPAGYYEYTQNPTRNYMQLNYAGAYYVFANLNGCISDTDSVVVVVNTDPNVNIYPTPGTTICDGQKAIFTAIPTNGGSVGYDWRVNGVSKGVTTTSYATTSLKNGDEVTCLMVSIGTCATTFTDTSNAIKMVVQDLKTPGVTITADAGPSLFPNEPINFTAVTQDAGTNPKYQWKRNGQSVGGATGKTWGANANFLTNSDNICVLITSDYACPSPDTALSNCIKLEIRLGVEDIVRDNNIRIYPNPTSGTITVTSSAIIEQITLTDLLGKQVLSQTGGSKTVHADMSGLATGVYIIKVNGSVAGRVVKK, translated from the coding sequence ATGACTACTGTTATCACCAAAAACCATTGCCAGTGGATGAGCAGCATTGTAGCCTTCTTTCTAGTATTTACCATACTTTATTTTCCGGGCAATATGCTTAATGCACAAACATTATATAACATTATCCATACGAGCGGGACTGCTCAATATGGCAATACGTCTGTGACTGTAACGCCGGGTACGGGAACAACACAAACTGTTATAGTCCCCTGCATGGGAAGTCGTTATCTTATTGGTCATGGAGGAGCTTATGTAAATACATATAGTTTTAGTCTTTCCCCTGCATCAAATCATATCAGGATAACTTTAGGTGCAGCTGCTGATGGCGAAGATTTTTCATTTTCTATTAACGGCCAGCACCACATCCTAAGTTATAATGAGCTTACATCAGCTCCATGTTCAGGTTGTACAAACCCATTTGGTATTGATACTAATGGGAATCTTAATGATACTATAGGTAATGATTTTGGTTGTATTTTGATAGATATTACAGAGCCTAATATTTATTCTTTTGCGATTACGCACCTAACAGCCCTTTCTTCTGGTAGCCATTTAGGTGTGTACTTTGAAGAAGACACTACAGCATTTATCAAACAACCCTTTACTGATACGGTACTTTGCCCTTTGCAGACTATTCCGCTGGTGTACAATACCAGTTTCCGCTTTCAGAACAACAATACCTTTACCGCACAACTAAGTAACAGCAGCGGCAGCTTTGCCAACCCAATAAATATTGGTAGCCGTACAGATACCACAGGTGATACTATATGGTGTACCATACCCGTGAATACTACTCCGGGCAACGGTTACAGGATGCGTATTGTGAGCAGTAACCCTGCAGATACCTCGCTGGACAACCAGGTGGATATACGTGTTAAAGCTGCTCCACAAGGTGTGAGCAACAGCAGCAACAGCCCTGTGTGTACCACCGATACCCTGAGGCTGAACGGCAGCAGCACCAGCACGGGTGTAAGCTGGGCATGGACGGGGCCGAACAGCTTTACCTCCTCGGCAGAAGATACGGTGATAGCCAATACCGCCATGAATCATGCTGGTAACTATATACTTACTGCAACGCTCAACAGTACGGGCTGTAGTCTGAGGGATACCACTACTGTAACGGTGCACCAGACACCTGCCAAGCCTACAGCGGGTAGCAACAGCCCGGTGTGTGAGAACAAGACCTTAACATTATCGACGAGTACCACAACCAATGGGGTAAGCTATGCATGGACGGGCCCAGGCTATAGTTCGGCTACCCAAAACCCGACAGTGACCAACAATGCAGCGAGTACCCATGCGGGGGATTATATCAGTACAGTAACTATCAATGGTTGCAGCAACCGAGATACGGTAACGTTAAGCGTATTACCCAAACCTGCCAAACCAACGGCGGCAGCACCTAACAGTCCGCTATGCGCCCACCAGGACCTGCAACTGACGGCTACTACCATCAACGGCGCTAACTACACATGGTATGGCCCGGCAGGGTATTATGAGTACACACAAAACCCAACCCGCAACTACATGCAGCTGAACTATGCCGGCGCCTACTATGTATTCGCCAACCTGAATGGTTGTATATCAGATACGGACAGCGTGGTGGTGGTAGTGAATACCGACCCGAATGTGAATATCTATCCCACACCGGGCACTACCATTTGTGACGGGCAAAAAGCAATTTTCACGGCCATACCTACCAATGGTGGCAGCGTTGGCTATGACTGGCGGGTGAACGGAGTCAGCAAAGGCGTGACAACAACCAGCTATGCCACCACAAGCTTAAAGAACGGTGATGAGGTGACCTGCCTGATGGTGAGCATAGGCACCTGTGCCACCACCTTTACCGATACCAGCAACGCCATAAAAATGGTGGTGCAGGACCTGAAAACACCGGGTGTTACCATAACAGCAGATGCGGGGCCATCTTTATTCCCTAACGAGCCGATCAACTTTACGGCTGTAACACAGGACGCGGGAACTAACCCTAAGTACCAGTGGAAACGCAACGGGCAGAGCGTAGGCGGCGCCACAGGCAAAACATGGGGTGCCAATGCGAACTTCCTCACCAATAGCGACAATATCTGCGTACTCATTACGAGCGACTATGCCTGCCCGAGCCCGGATACGGCACTGAGCAACTGCATCAAGCTGGAGATAAGGCTGGGCGTGGAGGATATTGTCCGTGACAATAATATCCGTATTTATCCTAATCCTACAAGTGGTACTATTACAGTTACTTCATCTGCCATCATAGAGCAAATCACCCTGACCGACCTGTTAGGAAAACAGGTATTGAGCCAAACCGGCGGCAGTAAAACAGTTCATGCCGACATGAGCGGCCTTGCTACAGGTGTGTACATCATTAAAGTGAATGGCAGTGTAGCGGGGAGGGTTGTTAAGAAGTAA
- a CDS encoding RluA family pseudouridine synthase: protein MAEETEDLWEDDIPEEDNEEAAPERVERMRFITDKGQEPLRIDKFMMHKVEHATRNKIQQALEEGHILVNGAIVKSNYKVRPGDEVILFETRSQESTEVLPEDIPLDVVYEDDDALIINKPAGMVVHPGNGNRNGTLVNALAFYLQKENIDTEGLPRVGLVHRIDKNTSGLIVIGKSEAAMTKLAAQFKKHTVHRRYIALVWGDLADDEGTIVAHVGRDQRHRKRMDAYPDGEHGKEAITHYKVLERFNYVTLVELRLETGRTHQIRVHMRYIGHPLFNDSTYGGDRIVKGTVFTRYKQFIDNCFKILQRHALHAKELGFKHPVTGEWIQYDSELPEDMTEVIEKWRTYTKGMNNQLKERMGG, encoded by the coding sequence ATGGCAGAAGAAACGGAAGACCTGTGGGAAGATGATATTCCTGAAGAGGATAATGAAGAGGCCGCTCCTGAACGGGTGGAACGCATGCGCTTTATTACAGACAAAGGGCAGGAACCCTTACGCATAGACAAGTTCATGATGCACAAGGTGGAGCATGCTACCCGCAATAAAATACAGCAAGCATTAGAAGAGGGACATATACTGGTGAACGGAGCCATCGTAAAAAGCAACTATAAAGTAAGGCCGGGTGATGAGGTGATACTGTTTGAAACACGCAGCCAGGAGAGCACCGAGGTACTACCTGAAGACATTCCGCTGGACGTGGTGTATGAGGATGACGATGCGCTGATCATCAACAAGCCCGCCGGCATGGTGGTGCACCCCGGCAACGGCAATCGTAACGGCACTCTGGTAAATGCACTGGCCTTTTACCTGCAAAAAGAGAATATAGACACCGAAGGACTGCCACGCGTGGGGCTGGTGCACCGTATAGATAAGAACACCAGCGGGTTGATCGTAATAGGCAAGTCAGAAGCGGCTATGACAAAGCTGGCGGCACAATTCAAGAAACACACCGTGCACCGAAGGTACATTGCGCTGGTATGGGGCGACCTGGCCGACGATGAGGGTACAATTGTAGCCCACGTGGGCCGCGACCAGCGCCATCGCAAGCGTATGGATGCCTACCCCGACGGTGAACATGGCAAGGAAGCTATTACACATTACAAAGTGCTGGAACGTTTTAACTATGTAACGCTTGTGGAACTGAGGCTGGAAACAGGCCGTACCCACCAGATACGTGTACATATGCGGTATATAGGGCATCCGCTGTTCAACGACAGCACTTATGGTGGCGACAGGATAGTAAAAGGAACGGTTTTTACCCGCTACAAGCAGTTTATTGACAACTGTTTCAAAATTTTGCAACGACATGCATTACATGCTAAGGAACTGGGCTTTAAACATCCTGTTACCGGTGAATGGATACAATACGATTCAGAACTGCCGGAAGATATGACCGAGGTGATAGAAAAGTGGCGCACTTACACCAAAGGCATGAATAACCAATTGAAGGAGCGAATGGGAGGATAA
- the tatA gene encoding twin-arginine translocase TatA/TatE family subunit, producing the protein MPGTGEWVVILVVVVVLFGGKKIPELARGIGKGIREFNDAKKGVQEEIESGMKDNSDKSK; encoded by the coding sequence ATGCCGGGTACCGGTGAGTGGGTAGTTATTCTTGTGGTGGTTGTGGTACTTTTCGGAGGTAAGAAAATACCTGAACTGGCCCGTGGTATCGGTAAAGGTATTCGTGAATTTAACGATGCTAAAAAAGGAGTACAGGAGGAGATCGAGTCAGGCATGAAAGATAATTCTGACAAGTCGAAGTAA
- a CDS encoding lytic transglycosylase domain-containing protein yields MAQALDNSFYKVKSDTIVIRKGIDPKLYAANLEAAKPKTYKHVPFATDTAYFGEKVPYITSFTEKYLKTRNRTLNIVQDRAEVVFPMIDSVLTSYRIPKELKYLAVIESALNNKARSRVGAVGPWQFMSYTGREMGLVVNRSRDDRKDWVRSTNAAAKYLIELYDELNDWLLVIAAYNSGPRPVLRAIQRTGSDNFWDIKPYLPKETQNHVLAFVSTATIFEKLDYYIGTAIPDKISYVRPVKAEKTKEKARSRFSDDELKLMAIVRISSPLYLELIANELDIDLKQLNRWNYDYELFEYDTYEEDTYALRIPKEKMTAFLAKKVFLEKKSQQIYMAQDM; encoded by the coding sequence ATGGCGCAGGCCTTAGACAACAGTTTTTACAAGGTAAAAAGTGATACCATAGTAATTCGTAAAGGTATAGATCCTAAGCTGTATGCCGCTAACCTGGAAGCTGCCAAACCCAAAACATATAAGCATGTACCCTTTGCTACGGACACTGCTTATTTTGGTGAGAAGGTGCCTTATATCACAAGCTTTACAGAAAAGTACCTGAAAACGCGCAACCGCACACTGAATATCGTTCAGGATCGTGCAGAAGTTGTATTCCCAATGATAGACAGTGTACTGACATCATACAGGATACCCAAAGAGTTGAAATACCTGGCTGTTATCGAGTCGGCATTGAACAACAAAGCCCGCTCAAGGGTAGGCGCAGTTGGCCCGTGGCAGTTCATGTCGTATACAGGACGCGAAATGGGCCTTGTGGTGAACAGGAGCCGTGACGACCGCAAGGATTGGGTACGCTCTACCAATGCGGCCGCCAAATACCTGATAGAGCTGTATGATGAGCTAAATGACTGGCTGCTGGTAATAGCAGCCTACAACAGCGGCCCAAGACCTGTACTGAGAGCAATACAACGCACCGGCAGTGATAATTTCTGGGATATAAAACCTTACCTGCCCAAAGAAACGCAGAACCATGTGCTGGCATTTGTATCAACTGCTACTATATTTGAGAAATTGGACTATTATATCGGCACTGCAATACCTGACAAAATAAGCTATGTAAGGCCGGTAAAAGCGGAAAAGACCAAAGAAAAGGCCAGGTCTCGTTTTAGCGACGATGAGCTGAAGTTAATGGCGATAGTACGCATCTCCTCCCCATTGTACCTGGAATTGATAGCCAACGAGCTGGATATAGACCTGAAACAACTGAACAGGTGGAATTATGACTATGAATTATTTGAATATGACACCTACGAAGAAGACACCTATGCACTACGTATACCTAAAGAGAAAATGACCGCTTTTTTAGCTAAAAAAGTGTTTCTTGAAAAGAAAAGCCAGCAGATATACATGGCACAGGACATGTAA
- a CDS encoding 30S ribosomal protein S20 translates to MANHKATRKSVRKNAARRDRNRYYGKTTRNAIRTLLAITDKKEATEQMPKIIAMIDKLAKRNVIHKNKASNLKSGVAKKVAALA, encoded by the coding sequence ATGGCAAATCATAAAGCAACCAGGAAGAGTGTAAGGAAAAACGCAGCACGTCGTGACCGTAACCGTTATTATGGCAAAACCACACGTAATGCAATACGCACATTACTGGCTATAACTGATAAAAAAGAAGCTACTGAGCAAATGCCAAAGATCATTGCTATGATCGATAAACTGGCAAAACGCAACGTAATTCACAAGAACAAAGCCAGCAACCTGAAATCAGGTGTTGCCAAGAAAGTAGCTGCACTGGCTTAA
- a CDS encoding BlaI/MecI/CopY family transcriptional regulator gives MTDKIKPTESELEILNILWNRGPSTVRTVHEILEPSKGSGYTTTLKLMQIMHEKGLVKRDNSAKVHIFEAVVSKEKTQGQLIRKMVDTVFNGNTMQMVMQALGNHKADAAELEAIRKYLDKIENK, from the coding sequence ATGACGGATAAGATAAAACCAACTGAAAGTGAACTGGAGATACTGAACATACTATGGAACCGGGGACCAAGTACCGTAAGAACAGTACACGAAATACTGGAACCAAGTAAAGGTTCAGGCTACACCACTACCCTGAAGCTGATGCAGATCATGCATGAAAAAGGATTGGTGAAACGCGACAACTCTGCCAAAGTACACATATTTGAAGCTGTAGTATCTAAGGAAAAAACTCAGGGACAACTCATCAGGAAAATGGTAGATACTGTATTTAACGGAAATACCATGCAGATGGTGATGCAGGCCTTAGGTAACCACAAAGCCGATGCTGCAGAACTGGAAGCCATAAGAAAGTACCTGGATAAAATAGAAAACAAATAA